From Candidatus Paceibacter sp., the proteins below share one genomic window:
- a CDS encoding UDP-N-acetylmuramoyl-tripeptide--D-alanyl-D-alanine ligase, translating to MIKKILKKIITSILRKEAKAILKKFNPKIVAVTGTVGKTSTKEAVALALESSFNVGKSAKSYNSEIGLPLAIIGAKSGWNSLLSWIKVMAKGAGVILFARKYPEILALEMGVDRPKDMEHAVSWVRPDVAVVTAVGDAPVHVEYFQDAKELIKEKLKLALATKENGTVILNADDETLASFSGKMKNKTKTLTFGFSPEADIRASNYKMTFEGVTFKIESEGSIIPARLNGLFGQHNVYAALAAFAAAVSLGVNPVKAAEAVSKMKPVPGRLNLLEGINGSYIFDDTYNSSPLALAAALEVMSEIKAKRKIAVFGPMMELGQYSEEEHRKAGAYASKSGIDVIFIVGEKAKFIAEGALEKGFDAGKIFEFPDSAEAGEALKCILEKGDFVLVKGSQSARMEKTVEKIMANPELKEELLVRQEKEWQKR from the coding sequence ATGATTAAAAAAATTCTTAAAAAAATAATAACATCAATACTGAGAAAAGAAGCGAAAGCAATTCTTAAAAAATTCAATCCTAAAATAGTGGCCGTCACCGGAACGGTCGGCAAAACTTCCACTAAAGAGGCGGTAGCTTTAGCGTTGGAAAGCAGTTTCAACGTCGGCAAGAGCGCCAAGAGCTATAACAGCGAGATAGGCTTGCCGCTGGCGATAATCGGCGCCAAAAGCGGCTGGAACAGCTTGCTTTCCTGGATAAAGGTGATGGCGAAGGGCGCGGGAGTGATTTTGTTCGCAAGAAAATATCCAGAAATTCTGGCGCTGGAGATGGGTGTTGACCGGCCCAAAGACATGGAACATGCCGTTTCGTGGGTGAGACCGGACGTGGCCGTTGTCACCGCCGTGGGCGACGCGCCGGTGCACGTGGAATATTTCCAGGACGCCAAAGAACTGATTAAGGAGAAACTGAAATTGGCCTTGGCGACAAAAGAAAATGGCACGGTGATTTTAAACGCCGACGACGAAACACTGGCCTCTTTTTCCGGAAAAATGAAAAACAAAACCAAAACGTTGACCTTTGGATTTTCTCCAGAAGCGGACATTAGAGCCTCCAATTATAAAATGACTTTTGAAGGGGTTACTTTTAAAATTGAATCGGAGGGAAGCATTATCCCGGCGAGGCTGAACGGGCTGTTCGGGCAGCATAATGTTTACGCGGCGCTGGCGGCGTTTGCCGCGGCCGTTTCTTTGGGCGTTAATCCGGTAAAAGCGGCGGAAGCGGTTTCTAAAATGAAGCCGGTGCCGGGCAGGCTCAATCTTCTGGAAGGAATAAACGGTTCTTATATTTTTGACGACACTTACAACTCTTCACCCTTGGCTTTGGCGGCGGCGCTGGAAGTGATGAGCGAAATAAAAGCCAAAAGGAAAATAGCCGTCTTCGGCCCGATGATGGAGCTGGGGCAATACAGCGAAGAAGAGCACCGCAAGGCCGGCGCTTACGCCTCAAAAAGCGGCATAGACGTAATTTTTATCGTCGGAGAGAAAGCAAAATTCATCGCCGAAGGCGCGCTGGAAAAAGGTTTTGACGCCGGAAAAATTTTTGAGTTTCCAGACTCCGCGGAAGCGGGCGAGGCCTTGAAATGTATTTTGGAGAAAGGGGATTTTGTCCTGGTAAAAGGTTCCCAATCGGCCAGGATGGAAAAAACGGTGGAAAAAATAATGGCCAATCCGGAGCTCAAAGAAGAACTTCTGGTAAGACAGGAAAAAGAGTGGCAGAAACGGTAA
- a CDS encoding DUF3800 domain-containing protein — MAYIFLDESGDLGFKKKSSKWFVFTIAMTQNARSLERVTKKIWRPLKKRHKQLGELHAYHADNVTRKRMLSELAKIENLKVSCVILNKQKVYIDLQNQKNYLYNYTANILLDRLYTKEILKPKEAINLFADRKDTKNHLRENFINYLTTSMKKRRDGGFSVVLHSSHENKSLQAVDFISWSIFRKYEKGDYEFYEIIKNKIVDERLLFP; from the coding sequence ATGGCCTACATATTTTTAGACGAAAGCGGGGATTTAGGTTTCAAGAAAAAATCAAGCAAGTGGTTTGTTTTTACTATCGCCATGACGCAAAATGCCCGATCATTAGAACGAGTAACTAAAAAAATATGGCGGCCGTTAAAAAAGAGACACAAACAACTTGGAGAATTGCACGCCTATCATGCCGATAATGTTACGCGCAAGCGGATGCTTTCTGAATTGGCTAAAATTGAAAATTTGAAAGTATCTTGTGTGATTTTAAACAAACAAAAAGTTTATATTGATCTGCAAAATCAAAAAAATTATTTGTATAATTACACGGCAAACATTCTGCTTGATCGACTGTATACGAAAGAAATTTTAAAACCCAAAGAAGCAATCAATCTTTTTGCAGACCGGAAAGATACCAAAAATCATCTTAGAGAAAATTTTATTAATTACCTGACTACTTCAATGAAAAAACGCCGCGATGGAGGATTTTCAGTTGTTTTACACTCATCTCATGAAAACAAATCTCTGCAAGCGGTGGATTTTATTTCTTGGTCGATTTTCAGAAAATACGAAAAAGGTGATTATGAGTTTTATGAAATTATAAAAAATAAAATCGTCGATGAGCGATTATTGTTCCCGTAA
- a CDS encoding segregation/condensation protein A produces MHLVKTHNFEGPFGLLLELIEKKKMPVGEVSLAEIASQYLDAVKNLAEFPARDAASFLETASILMLIKSRSLLPTLELTAEEEQSIGDLERRLELYEFLRELMPHITTCFGKNPMFGRDFYPTLEFKNEISSNLSLSAVAASIAAVLNNLPENSKEILPEARVEKAIKLEEKITELVQRVQESFKICFSDFSGANCRDKNELGLLKMEIIVSFLALLELAKQGAVAVNQDNLFDKIEIQKNGQ; encoded by the coding sequence ATGCACCTAGTCAAAACTCACAACTTTGAAGGGCCGTTCGGGTTGTTGCTTGAATTGATAGAGAAGAAAAAGATGCCGGTGGGCGAAGTTTCGCTGGCCGAAATCGCCTCGCAATATCTGGACGCGGTAAAAAATCTGGCCGAATTTCCGGCGCGCGACGCGGCTTCGTTTTTGGAAACGGCTTCAATTCTGATGCTGATAAAATCACGTTCGCTTCTTCCCACGCTGGAATTGACGGCAGAAGAAGAACAAAGCATCGGCGACTTGGAAAGGCGGCTGGAGCTTTACGAATTTTTACGCGAGTTGATGCCGCATATTACGACCTGTTTTGGAAAAAATCCGATGTTCGGGCGGGATTTTTATCCGACTCTTGAATTTAAAAACGAAATTTCGTCCAATCTTTCTTTATCTGCCGTCGCCGCTTCTATTGCCGCGGTTTTGAACAATCTGCCGGAAAACAGCAAAGAAATTTTACCCGAAGCAAGGGTGGAGAAGGCGATAAAACTAGAAGAAAAAATTACCGAACTGGTACAAAGAGTGCAGGAAAGTTTTAAAATCTGCTTCAGTGATTTTTCCGGAGCGAACTGTCGCGATAAAAACGAGCTGGGTTTATTAAAGATGGAAATAATCGTAAGTTTTCTCGCGCTTCTGGAACTGGCCAAACAAGGGGCCGTGGCCGTGAACCAGGACAATTTATTTGATAAGATAGAAATACAAAAAAATGGGCAATGA